The region GGCACAGTCCCTATTTCCACTGGCATGGGCACTGGCGTGAAGCCTACAACAATCGTTTCAGGGGTGACGACGACCGTTGCAGGTGTTTCCACGGCGACAGATGTTGTGACGTCTGTTTTTACCAGCACGCTTACCGGAGTGGTGATTCCAAGCGTGGGCCAGGTTACGATCACTTACTTCCAGACTGTCATGCCTGTTCCAGTCACAGAGCCACCTAACCCGGTCAAGGTGACGGGGGTGGAAGTCATTGACGGGACAGTCATTGAGGTTATTAAAACTCAGGGGCCTGTTGTGGTCGTTGTCCCCACAAACGAAGTCCAAACTAGGGTGGTTGAGCAGGAGATTAGAACTGGTGTCGTTCGGGTCGGCGGATCTGCCGTGACCAATGTTGTGGTCATCACACCGACCCCTGGCGTTGCCATAGGCCAAGTTACTAATGTCGATGGTGCACCCCGGACCATTCAAGCGGTTGTGGCACCAGTCGAAGTTGGACAGCCGGTAACTTACACAGTCGTTGACAACGTCGGGGGCTCGCTTGTTTCGCAAGTTGTCGTTACTACACCGGCTGGGCCGCCTTATCAACCGGTTTCATACACTGTTGTCCGCGAGCAAGGGGGATCTCTTGTGACTCAAGTCGTAGTAACCACACCAACAGGCCCTCCAGGCCAGCCGATAACCTACACCGCCATTAACATGGAAGGAGGAACCCCGGTGACCCAAGTCGTCGTCACCACACCTTCCGTTGACGGCCCTTTCGTGCCCATCACCTACCTCGTCACAACCAACATAGGCGGCACCCCAACCGTCGTCACCATAACCCCCGCCCCAACAACCTttgtcaccaccatcgacggCACAACCATAACCCGGGTGACAACCCCCCCAGTGACGAGCTTCACCACAACCATAGAcggcaccctcaccaccctaaccctaaccaccaccccaaccaacacctcccccatcaccctcacgCTCGCCACGACCTCTCGCGAGACCCTAAGCACCTTTACcagcaccatcccccccaccacctttctcaccaccatctccggcTCCCTGAGGACAataacctccaccccctcccccaccacctccctctcaacccgCCTCCCCACAACCCTAACCTAcacctcaaccacaaccccaaccccctcctccccatccgaATCCCTCGTCCCCCAAACAAGGGTAATCTCTTGGTCCGAAACCGACATCTTCCTCggcaccttcctccccgccctcctcgccattgCCATCGTGATTCCCCTCCGCATCATAGACCTAAACGCAAAACTCTACCAACCCTTCCAGTCCCTTACCCTCCCCACTGGCAGTCTGGGTGCTAACACCCTACTGGTCCAATACTCTGGCGTCCTGTCGTTTGTTACGCCAGTCATCACCCTCTTGCAGGCTAAACACCCTGTCCCATTCGTGACGACGCTCATGGTCGGTTGTGGGAGTTTGATGGTCCCTTTTGCGACTGAGGCTATCGGGCTGAAGCTTCATGGGGATTGTTATCTCAACACTGCGAGTAAGAACTGCGGTCCGGCGCTGGGGGTGAACAGGACGGCGGGGTATGTTCTTGTTGGCCTGATGGTTGTCGTGGTTGTTTTGCtaggggtggtgatgtggttcACGAACTGGGGACGGAAAGGGGTCACGGGGGTGAGGGCGAATCCGTGGAATTTGGCTGGGATGGGGTCGCTCCtggggggggtgaggagtgATTTGGGATGCGGGCATGGCAAAAAGATGAGGTATAAACGGTATGGAATGGGGTGGTATCGGAAtcgggatgggagggaggattaCGGAATGATAGTGTTGGATGAGGCTGGTCAGGGGttgcaacagcagcaacatcctACCTCTGTGAGTGAGAGTGACGACATGGATGGGAGTGATGCGGTAGCTGATTTGAAAACGGGGGTGTCGGGGAGTCATTTACCTTTTATGACGTTGAGGATACCGTGGAGGGTCGGGCTGATTCTATTTCAACTTGCCGTCTTCATTTTCATCATCTATTACCATGCCTACTACCGCGGCGGGATCAAGGACAATGGCAAGCTCTGGACGTTTATGAACGCCAACACCTTTGGGGTGAGGTTCTTGTCGGCGATTATCGGGGTGATAGTAGCGTTTTGTTGGCAGTCTTTCTTTCTGAGTAAGTCCCCCTTTCTCATCTCCATCCAAAAGAGAATCGTGTTCACTAACAATCAAATCAAAAGGCGTGAGCACCATGACCCCCTTCCAACTAATGGCTCTCTCAACCCAACCGGCCTCCCGCTCCATCCTCTTCTCGCCGAACACGAACCCCTTTTCGGGGCTCTACTCCGCCATCAGAAACAGACACATGTTCCTGCTCGCGGTCTCAATAGCTGCGATCATGTCAGAGTTCTTGCCGGTGCTGCTCTCCAACGTCCCCTTCAGCCTCTACCAAACCTCCGCCGCGGCGACCGCCTGCGCGGTTCTTTCATGTCTCTTCTTGGCAGTGATGCTCGCCGTGCTCGGCTGGTCGTTCTGGATCCGATACCCCCCGATGCCCGCTGACCCGAGGTCCATCGCGGGGATGATGTACTACCTCTCCCAGTCACCCACCCTGCTGGCAGATTTGGAGGGGATATCCTCCATGGACGGGGCCGCAAGGCGCAAACGAATAGAAGAGAACGGTGGGAGATATTACTACGGGGTGCTGCCTGTTTCTGTGGGGAATGGGTTATGGGAGTCTCAGGACAGGAGAAGGCtaggggtggaggtggagacgGGAGGAGGTAGTGGTAGTAGTGGGTACGAGCCTGAGGACGGAACAACCCCGGCTTTTGCTGCGATGGACGGGCCGGCTATGACGGAAACGGCTCGCCGAGGCGAATACCATGCCGTTGATggcagtggtgatggtggcagTGGTGAGTTGAGGCATGATCGGAGCTTCATGAGTCAGAACACGGCGTATCAGGGACATCGGATTGATGAACAGCCTGCGATGTATGGTTGAGTTTGCCCCGAACTTGACCGACAGTTCATTATTGAGGAAGGAATGCCGGGAATCCTTTTACCAACAACATCCCACACGCACGTGAACACTTGGGATACGGATATCGAGGCTCGGATCAGTGTACTCGGACTAGAATCAGCTGAGTGAGAGCCtggccaaaaaaaaaaaatgctggcttgctgttgctgctgctgctgtt is a window of Podospora pseudopauciseta strain CBS 411.78 chromosome 1, whole genome shotgun sequence DNA encoding:
- a CDS encoding hypothetical protein (COG:S; EggNog:ENOG503P4NS); the protein is MQQPLITPRDDRAAYEYSIQATEDYNYEPRRTEEQVAPTWQPPAWRPTDTPNYKPKPLRWPFISGLMVLLVVAIALITFADKSLPNSDTSARFLGLHPNASQPVRLARDVLPNNTATMTPVSGMTSMSQSTLSFEEEVRVAVQSSYSPEIVSQATPTLQSSTETQSIPSSGSTSPIFIVTGVTETERLSLSASETMDNNAFRLPDSETSNPSSVPSVTISQDTSATASGLSSVTAPPSEPVSSSTSATSVSGMSLIPISVSISYFTRNVTVPVTTILFTSTFTRTRTSSFSSASTFTTTFVTDVTDVAPTTVMSFWSSDGSEGTVPISTGMGTGVKPTTIVSGVTTTVAGVSTATDVVTSVFTSTLTGVVIPSVGQVTITYFQTVMPVPVTEPPNPVKVTGVEVIDGTVIEVIKTQGPVVVVVPTNEVQTRVVEQEIRTGVVRVGGSAVTNVVVITPTPGVAIGQVTNVDGAPRTIQAVVAPVEVGQPVTYTVVDNVGGSLVSQVVVTTPAGPPYQPVSYTVVREQGGSLVTQVVVTTPTGPPGQPITYTAINMEGGTPVTQVVVTTPSVDGPFVPITYLVTTNIGGTPTVVTITPAPTTFVTTIDGTTITRVTTPPVTSFTTTIDGTLTTLTLTTTPTNTSPITLTLATTSRETLSTFTSTIPPTTFLTTISGSLRTITSTPSPTTSLSTRLPTTLTYTSTTTPTPSSPSESLVPQTRVISWSETDIFLGTFLPALLAIAIVIPLRIIDLNAKLYQPFQSLTLPTGSLGANTLLVQYSGVLSFVTPVITLLQAKHPVPFVTTLMVGCGSLMVPFATEAIGLKLHGDCYLNTASKNCGPALGVNRTAGYVLVGLMVVVVVLLGVVMWFTNWGRKGVTGVRANPWNLAGMGSLLGGVRSDLGCGHGKKMRYKRYGMGWYRNRDGREDYGMIVLDEAGQGLQQQQHPTSVSESDDMDGSDAVADLKTGVSGSHLPFMTLRIPWRVGLILFQLAVFIFIIYYHAYYRGGIKDNGKLWTFMNANTFGVRFLSAIIGVIVAFCWQSFFLSVSTMTPFQLMALSTQPASRSILFSPNTNPFSGLYSAIRNRHMFLLAVSIAAIMSEFLPVLLSNVPFSLYQTSAAATACAVLSCLFLAVMLAVLGWSFWIRYPPMPADPRSIAGMMYYLSQSPTLLADLEGISSMDGAARRKRIEENGGRYYYGVLPVSVGNGLWESQDRRRLGVEVETGGGSGSSGYEPEDGTTPAFAAMDGPAMTETARRGEYHAVDGSGDGGSGELRHDRSFMSQNTAYQGHRIDEQPAMYG